In the genome of Lacipirellulaceae bacterium, the window TTGGAAACCGAAGCGCAGTATCCGCACAATGGGTTGAGTGGGATTGCCTTATTCGGACTCGATGAGGCCCTATTGATTGGGTTGGGTGAAAACTTCGGCGGTGATTACACACTCGTTGGCAGCGACGGAAGTCGCGACTCAGGGGAGGGCGGCGTCGGCGTCATCTATGAATGTCTCCCCGACGGCAGTGAACTGGGCAGGCTAGCTGCAGGTTTTTGGAATCCCTTTAGCATTTGCGTCATCAACGATCTACCTAGGCAGATTCCCTTCATCTTCACCGTCGACAACGACCCCGACGCAAGCCCGCCGTGCCGGCTGATCAACGTCGTTCCCGAAGGCGATTACGGACACCGCTGGGAATACGGTCGTGCCGGCCTCCATCCTCTGCAGGCTTGGGATGGAGAACTCCCTGGCACGCTGCCAATGATGTGCGGCACCGGCGAAGCTCCGACGGCGATCATCCCTCACCGTGGTTACCTCTGGGTCACAAGCTGGGGTGACCACCGCATCGAAAGGTATCGGATTCAGCAGAAGGGAATGTCGTTCACGGCTACTCAGGAGATCGTCATCCAAGGAGACGCCGACTTCCGCCCTACCGGCATGGCGGTCGGTCCCGACGGGCACCTGTACTTCGCTGATTGGGTCAGCCGAAGTTACCCGGTCCACGGCAAAGGTCGGATCTGGCGTCTGAAGCTTCCCTCTGTGAAAGAGGGAGAGGAGGAAACTTTCGGCGACTTCCTCGCTCCCGAACTGGAGGTCACTTCTGACGATCCCTTCACACGACACCTAGCTCACTACTCCAGCAACTACCTTCCGGCGGAGCCAAACGATCAAGACAATTCGCTGGCAGTGGTGTTTTCCGAATACACGCTTGCAGAAGAGCGTCTTGGTTTCCTCGCACAGTATCGTTGGGGTTATCCCGAGGCAAAACCGCTCGCCTTGTTAAAGAGAGCGCTTGGCGACGCCTCCCCCGATGTCCGGCTCTACGCCGTCCGCTGGATCGCCGACGAGAAAATCACCGAACTCCGCGACGAAGTCGCCAAACTTCTCGAAGGTGAACTTCCCACCGAGCGTTACTATCTAGCCGTACTTGCCGCCGTCGATTGGCTCGATGGTAACGGCGGGCCGCATGATAAAGCCGTGGCGGATCGGGTGTTGGTCAGCGAACTCAAGAACACCAACCGACCACCCGCGATTCATGCCCTGGCACTCCGTCTGCTCTCGCCCAATCACGAATACCTCAATCCCAATACGCTCGCGAAGCTGCTCGACTCGCCCCACGCGGAAGTGCGGACCGAAGCGGTGCGTACGCTCGCCCAACAAGAAGCAGGCTATCGCTTCGTCAAGCTTTCCGAGATCGCTAGCGACACGAACAGCGATAGCAAGTTGCGCTGCGAAGCGATCGTTGGCCTTTCGGGGTCGGCCAAGAGGCACGAAGAGTTACTTCAGAAGCTTGCTGCAGACTCTGATCGAAACGTTGCGAGCGAAGCTGCGCGTACTCTCAGACTAGCCGGGTTGACGGCGAAACCGGCAAGCGGCACAGACGCGAAACCGCCAGCGGACGATCTGACGGCTTGGAGTGAACTTCTCGACGCATCCCCAGGCGACGCTGATTCGGGGCGGCGACTTTTCTTCAGCAAAGTTGGCCCCCAGTGTGCCGCCTGTCATCAGCATGGCGGCCGCGGAGCCAGGGTAGGGCCTGACCTGACTCGACTCTCGACTTCCACGAGCCGCGAGAAGATTCTCGCTTCAATCCTGCAGCCCAGCCAAGAAATCGCCCCCCGTTACGTCCCGTGGGTGCTCTCCACCGACGACGGCAAGACGCATCTCGGCCTCAAGATGCCGCAAGGGGGCGATGGCGGTGCGTGGAACTACAGCGACGCCAACGGGAAAATCTTTCGCTTACGGAATGAAGAAATCGAAATGCGCGAGCCCTCAGAGATCTCCATCATGCCGGCGGGGCTTGAAAAGACCTTGTCAGTACAAGATTTCAGAGACCTCTTGGAATTTCTCGCGCCAGCTCCAAAACCGTCAAACTAGCTCATTTCGCCGCTGAGCTTGCTCCGCGCTCAAGGACCTACGCGGAGCAAGCTCAGCGGCGAAATACTGCTGGCCCGTTGAGGGATGCACCCGCGCGGAATAGAATTGAGCGCTCAAGGACGTTTTCTTCCCGCCTGGCCTCGGTTTGACTCTCCCGCATGAGCGAATTGCACCACGAATGTGGCGTTGCCGCGATCTATCATCTTCGTAGCAACGTTGAGGGAGCTGCCGTCAGCGACCTTTGCCCCTCGCAAGGGCCAGAGGAAATCTCGCGTTTGATGCCGCGGATGCTGCTCGACATCCAAAATCGCGGGCAGCTTTCAGCGGGGATGACTAGCTACAACCCCGTCCGTCAGCAACTGATCGATACCTATCGCAAGCTGGGTACCGTTAGCGAGGCTTTCCGCTTGAACCATCGCGGCAAGTGCGAAGCCCTGATGCGGGAATATGCCGGCTGTGCCGCCATTGGCCATGTTCGCTACGCTACCTGCGGCAAAGAAGACGCCAGCTACGCCCAGCCGTTCGAGCGACATCACCTCCAGAAACACAAGTGGTTCAGCTTCGCCTTCAATGGTCAGCTCGCCAACTACGCCCATTTGCGCGAAAAGCTGCTCGCAGAAGACAATCACCATCTGGCCCGCACGACGGACACCGAGATCATCATGCACGAGATCAGCCGGGAACTCTCCGGCGATCGTCGCATGCCGCTGATTGATGTGATGCGGCACTTGGCGACCCGCTTCGACGGGGCTTACAGCCTGGCGATGCTCAACGCGCTCGGCGAGATGCTCATCGCTCGCGACCCGCTCGGCGTGAAACCGATGTGCTACGCCATCGAAGGCCCGCTGCTAGCCGCCGCAAGTGAGAGCGTCGCCCTGCTGAATCTCGGCTTCCAAGCAGAATCGATCAAGTCCCTGGAACCCGGCACGGCAATCATTGTCAGCAACAACGAAATCAGCATCGAGCGATTCAGTGACAATCCCCGCCGGGCACATTGCTTCTTCGAGTGGATCTACTTCGCGAACGTCGCTAGTACGATGGACGAGCGAAGCGTTTATCTCTCTCGGAAAGCGTTGGGGGAAGAACTCGCCGCACTGGAAGATGTCCCTCGAGACGAAGACACGATCGTCGTCCCCGTACCTGACACAAGCAAAGCCGCCGCGGATGCGATGGCCTTCAAGCTGGGCGTCCCGAGCATCGAAGGACTCATCCGCAATCGCTACTCGGGCCGCACATTCATCGAAGGGGGCGCGAACCGTAAAGCGAAAGCCGCCTCCAAGTACACGCCGCTGCCCGAAGTCCTCGAAGGGAAGCGTGTTCTGCTGGTCGAAGACTCAATTGTTCGCTCAACGACCATGCGGGTGCTGATTTCAAAAATTCGCGACGTGGGCCGCGCCAAAGAAATCCACGTCCGCGTCGCCTGCCCACCGATCACCGCCCCCTGCTTCTACGGCATCGACATGTCCACGATCGGCGAACTCTTCGCACCGCCCTTTTTCGCCCGCGGCAATAGTAGCGTCGCTGAAGGCGAAGATGAAGAAACGATGTTCGCCAGAATGGCCACGGAACTCGGGGCCGACTCGCTGCGTTTCCTCCCAGTCGAGTCGATCGCCAATGCCATCGAGAAACCCGCCGACAGCCTCTGCCGAGCGTGCGTTACCGGCGAGTACCCCACGCCCTGGGGCCAGAAGCTCTACAACATCGCCCTCAACCAAGAAGAGCAGGGCGGCTGCGAAGCAGGGCGGACTTACGAAGCGGCTGCGACTTGAGAGTTCTCCAGGGGATTAGCCGCCGACCTTGGTCGGCGCTAGTAAGGAGTACGAGCCCCGCGCTGACCAAGGTCGGCGGCTAACTTTTCACAAACTCAGCCCGAAAAATCGGCTTGTCATCCTGCCGTTTCCGTCGCTCGAAGTGCGTGCGGTAGTCCATGTCGTGTTCGGGTTTTTTTTCTGCTACTTCGATTGGCCCTTCTAAGTCGATCTTCTCAGCGATCAGTTCCAAGGTGCTGACGAAGTACTCTTCAACATCTGTCCAAAAATGCAATCGTCCCCCAGTTTGCAGCGTGCGGACGACATCGTTTAGGAACGGTTCGTTCAGCACCCGGCGCTTTCGGTGACGTGCCTTCCACCAGGGGTCGGGGAAGTAGACATGCACCGCGGCAAGTGAGGCCTCAGGGATACATTCGCGAAACATCCGCAGCCCATCGCCGTGGACGGAAAGGGCGTTGTCCAGTTCTCGCTGGGCGAGCTTTCCGGCAATGTACTCCGCGTACTTCCGACGGACTTCGACGCCGAGGAAATTCCGCTCAGGATGATCCGCCGCCGCGGATTGCAGGAACAGGCCCTTCCCGCTGCCGACTTCTACCTCGAGCGGCTGTTCGACGACAAACAGCTCCGCGGGATTCCAGGGGGTCGGCAACTGCTCAACGGTCGTGAAGTGCCGCGACGTGTCGAGCCCGGGAGGGAGTTTTTTGAGAGCACGTCGGCCCATGGGTTAATACTTCTCTCGAATCAGCCGCAGGGCGGCCGCAGGGCGTTAGCCCCCGGGTGCCCTGAGGAACCGGATGCTAACGCATTCCGGCTATTGTCCACGCAGCATCCTCTACATATTGTCCACCGGCAGCGGAATGCCGCTCAGTTCGCCGTCGCACTTGAGGTCCGTGCCGACGAAGCACTGAAAGCGACATGTGATCATCCGCCCGCGACGTAGTTTCAGCTTCTCGCACATGACCAGTAAGCGATCACCCGGACGAACCAGCCCGCGGAATCTTACTTTGTCGAGCCCGCCAAAGCCGACCATCACGGCTCCTAACAGATCGTGCCGCTGCGTGTGGAACGAGCATACTTGCGCCGCGGCTTCGCACATCACCACACCCGGCATCAGCGGCATCCCTGGCATGTGGCCGGGTACCCAGAACTCCTCGGGCGTCAGGTCGCGATACCCCGCACAGATGTTTGCTTCCGGGTCGTCGTAGACGATTGCCGTGAGCTGCTCCATCAAGTAACGCTGTGGATTGTGCGAGCGAATCTCGTTGATGTCCGCCACGACCGTGTCGTAGTCGATCTCCGCAGGGTCGAGAATGACATCACGAATGGGCAAAACGAAAAGCTCTGAGAAGGAGCGAACTTCTGTAAAGCCGGGGTGCCACTGGCTCTACCAGTGGTTCTCCCGGGAATCCGGCACGATAAGACGGGTAAACTCGACAACACTGGCGGAGCCAGTGGCACACAGTTACTGATCAGGTCTTGATCTTCTGACGGCGGTTCTTGCGAGGACGGCTGCACGCGGGGCGCTTGCCGTGGTTAGCTTTTTTCACTTTGCGGCCTGGCTTAGCCATGAGAAGGGTCTCCCTATTGCTGTGATGCTGGTGTCTCTAATCGCGTTAGTATACCAATTTCAATGCCAGCGGAAAAGGCTGTGACGAGGAGCCTTTCGTAGGACGGCCACTCCTGGCCGTCGCTTGAACTCGCGTCGTATCAGTGCATTAACGGGCAGGAGTGCCCGTTCTACGATTTGGCTTGGCGAGCCTCACTTCTCGCGTAAGTCCCAGGTATCGACCCACTCGACGCTCACTGGCACAAGTTTGAAACGCTTCTCGAGCCGCTCGTGCATGTCAGGATAGTGGCCTGCACCGTAGAAAATCGCAAGCTTCTCCTTGCCAGCCGCGAGTTGAGTTTCGAGCACGTCGAGAGCCCGCTTGTTGCGTCCGCTGATCAGCGTCGAACCGTCAGGGCCAGAAAGAACCGCCGTGATCGCCTCGACGTCGAGAAACTGCTTCGCGAGAGCCACTTTCAGTCCGCGAGCACGATCGTCCGACATGAAGGCCTTCACAATATCCACCTCAGCCTCAGATACCTGCAGTCCGGCGGGCAGGGCATTAGAGGCGATCTCGAGCAACTTACTCGTAAAGTCTCCTTCCCCCTTCTTGGCTTTCGCCTTCTGCTTCTTCACCCGCTGGGCTTCCGCCGCCTTGAGCATGTCCATGTACATCTTGAGCAAGCTCTCATCGCGGTCACGCATTGTCTGCCACAGTTCCTCCGGCGAGAGGTCCGCGTGGATGAAGTTCTTCTTCGTGTAATCAATCTGCTCTAGTTGATGCTCAAGTTCCAGCAGGCTGCCCATACCGTTTTGTAGAGCGCCCAATGGATTGGTGTTTGAGGTGCCGCGTCCCTTGGGAACCTTCGTCCCTTTGTCCGCTACGAGTTCGTAGAGCACGGCCTCGTATTTCTCGAAACGAGAGTTGAGTGTGTCGTAGTAAGCCTTGTCTCCGATATGAATAGCACTGACCAGATCGACATACCGCGAGGGAGTTCCGCCGCGGGTGACCCTGGCCTTCTCGGCCTCTGGCACGTAGCGGACGATCGCTGTCTGAAGTGCTAGCGGCTTACCCTGTTTGTCTTCATCGATTCGAAGCCACGTCGAACCCGGAGAATCGGCTTCGGCCTCGTTCGCTTGGTTTGCCTGCGGGCGTTCGAGCACTGCCGGCTGCGCTGTTGATTTCCTTGCCAAGACCGCGAACGAAAACGCGATAAGCAGCGCAGCACCGCGTGCTAGCAAGTTCGAAAAACGATTCGAAGCCATCATTAAAGGCCTTTGGGAGCAGTCAGAAACAGGGATTCGGGAACTTGGGGAAGTATACCGCTGGCAAAAGGCTGAAACAAATCACCACCCGCCGCTTGCGGATTAGCCCGGCTTGCAAGCGGAGGCCAACGCTAGCACCTCACGGCCAGAAAAACCGTTATTTCCGTTAGAGTTTACCACGTTTCCTCAACCGGTGCTTCCAGAGAGGACGATACTACCGGCACAGACGATCCTGTTCTCACTTGGAGGACGGGAGCTGACTAACGTTTCGCAGCCGGTTCCACCAGTTGCGTCCACGAGGGGAAGCTGAGAATCCTATGACTGCTCGAATGACAAAGTTTACCGTTGCCTGCTTGTTGCTCCTGTGCGGAAGTGTTGCCCAGGCACAGGTGGAAGATCCGTTCTGCAATATCTGCTGCAACGACTTCGATTCGCAGTACTTCGCGCCGGTCGACTTCGACTTCGATTGTCGTCCTATTCGCAAGGACTGCGGGTTCTTCTTCAACTACGATCGCATCGCCTGGGTGACTACCGGAGAACGGCATCCGCTTGGACTGCAAGGTGGAACAGCCGCTGGATCGCTTAATGCTTTCCGAGTTTTCGACTCGGGAGGAATCATCGTGCTTTCTGATCCTACGGACCCCGATAGTGACGAAATCTTCGTCCCTGGCGACGAGTTTATCATCCCAGCTCCCCTACGCCCGAACGGAATCATGAATGCCGCACCGCGGGCAAGCGTCGGTTACGGCCATCGTTATGAAGGTGGATACTTTCACGGCAACGCTGGTTGGCTGGTGGGTGTCTTGGATGGTTTTGACAGCATCTCCGCCCAGAACTTTGGGTTCGGGTTCACTCCTCAAGACAATACGAACGGTGGTGCCTTGGGACTCCCGAGCGGTATCCCAAATAACCCCAATAACCAACTCCTAAGTCCTCTTGGGTCGGTACCCATCGCTTTTGAAGACCCGGGGCTGACCGTTGTTCTGCCTGGGGCTGCCCCAGGTGGTGGCCCTCTGACAACCACCATCCCCTTTATGTCGGGCTTCATTGATGTCCGCACTGGCGCGACCGGAGGAGTCCCCGGCGGCAGCCTTGAAGCCGATAGCAACGGAGATGGTGTCCTCGATGGTGATGGACTCGCTGACGACATCGACCGCGACGGGCAATTCGGTCCAGATGGTCTCGAAGGTGGCGATCCGGGTGAGGTCCCCAACGTGATTGGTGGTGGTCTTCCGCACGACTTTGGCGACCTCGTGGAACTCCCAACATCTTGGCAGTCTATCCAAATCCGCAATCGCACGCGAATTGACGGTGTCGAGCTGATGCGAACCCACGTGCTCGACAACCGCCATAAAATGGCCACAAAGCAGAATAGCTTCCTGCAAATGGGCTACGGTGTAAGGTTCTTCCAACTCGACGATAACTTTCGCGTCGATGGCCAGGGCGGGGTCTTGGGCGACAGCTTCTGGGACACCTCGATCGTCAACAACATCGTGGGACCGCAAATCGCCTTAGCCTATAAGAGCCAGCGGGGTCGCTTCCTGTTCGATTTCAATGGCCGTTTCATGTTTGGTTACAACATTCAGAACATGGATCAAACGGCAGCTCTTGGCGAAGACCTGATTCCTGGGCAGCACAATCATCCTTTGTATTTCCCACCTACGGTTTCCAACCACGGTCGTCAAGAAGAGGACTTCGCCCCATTGGTCGAAATCCGTGCTAATGCCAGCTACCAAGTGACCAAGGCACTCGCTTTGAAGCTCGGATACACGGGCACCTTCGTTGACAACATCCGACGGGCTTCGCAGCACGTCCGCTACCGTCTACCGGATATGGGCTTCCGCGACGACGCCGGAACGCAGAATATCTTCGTCAATGGCGTGAACGGTGGCTTCGAGGTCGTTTATTGATTGCGGCCTGACAATCTAGTGATTCTAATAGTTCCAGGCCTTGCCGGTTTCGCCGAGCAAGGCCTTGGAGCTTTTATGGGCCTTTAATTCATTCAATTACCAAGTCGCCGAGCCTGCGACACTTCTAATGCCTTGCACTTCCGCAAGGACCAACGGCAAGAAATCGCGTCACGAGCGCCACGGCCAAAAAGAGCCTGACACTTTGAAACAACCGATCGACTACTTCTCGAGCGACCAGCTTCGCAAAGACCTCAAGGGCAAAACGGTCCGCGGAGGTGTTGTTACCGGTGTGGCTCAGTGTGTACGAATCTTTGTTGGCTTCGCGACTATCCCGATTCTTGCCCGTTTACTCCAGGCAGAAGACTTTGGCTTAGTGGCGATGGTTGGTTTCTTTACCAACTTCGCCGCGATGTTCGTGGATGCGGGTCTGTCAGCCGCCACGATCCAGAGCAAGTCGTTGACAACACAGCAAGCGACAAACTTATTCTGGATATCTGCCTTGCTAGGAGCATGTGTTGCGGTGGCCAGCGCAATACTCGCACCCTTTGTTAGCTGGTTCTACGAAGAGCCCCGATTGACGTCCATTATGCTCGTTTTGTCGATTACTTTTCTGATAAGTGGGCTGAGCATACAACACCAAGCGATGCTCAAAAGAAGCATGGACTTTAGATCACTAGCCGTCTTGGATCTCGGATCCTTCATCGGTGCACAGATTATTGGCATCTCCTGTGCAGCTATCTGGCGTGGCCAGCCATGGGACTACTGGGCTTTAGTTGTCATCCCCGTCGCAATGAGTTTGTTTCGCATGCTTGCCCTCTGGCGATTCTGTCATTGGAGGCCAAGCTTTCCTGTCAAGAGGAGCGGAACGCGAAGCTTGGTGGTCTTCGGTGCCAATCTTACCGGCTTCAACTTCATGAATTATTTCGTAAGAAATGCAGACAACTTAATCATCGGAAAGTCATGGGGAGAAGAGCCACTAGGCTACTACGAACGGGCTTACAAACTATTTCTTTTGCCTACGAGAAGCATTAGCGTTCCGTTATCGGGCCTTATGGTCTCCACCTTAAGCCGACTCGTTGACGAACCAACCCGCTACAAGAACCTGTACGTAAACGTTGTCAGCAAACTATCTTTGGTAACGATGCCAATTGCTGCCTTTACGTTTGCCGTATCCGAGTCGATCGTTGATGCAGTGCTGGGCGACGGTTGGTCCGATGTCGCCCCAATACTTCGCGTATTATCACTGGTCGCGATCTCGCAATCGATCGGATCGACCCTAGGGTGGCTCCTGGTTTCTCAAGGCCGAACTGCCGATAGCCTGCGATGGATTCTTTTTGCTGGGCCAATCATTGTTCTTAGCTTCTTAGTTGGCAATCGGTGGGGACCCTTAGGTGTCGCTATTGCCTATTCCGCGACTTCATGTCTAATCATTTTCCCCTGCAATGTGTGGTATACCTGCAGACGTGGACCAGTTCAGGCGAGAGACATCTACCGACTGTTTGCTGACCCTATTGTCGTCTCGACTCTCGTCGCCCCATTGGCATGGTATTGCCAAGAACTTACTGCAGACCTAGAACCGGGTATGAGGCTGCTGGTGATTACTGGTTCCTGCCTGACTGCCGTCTCTGCGTTTGTCCTCATCTACCCGAGTACGCGCAAGAGCATACTCGATCTCTTGCAGCTATTTCGCGAATTGCGTGATGGAAAACTCAAGAAAACGACCGAGTTTTGATCCATTTGACTTGCCTATTCCTAGCCTCCTCGCAAGGAAGTCATCCCCTATCACGATCACGCATTACTCTCTCATCCCTCGCAAAGCCTAAATCGAATGAAACCAGTACGCGTCTTTGTCGTGGGTTGTCCCCGCAGCGGCACAACTTTGGTCCAGTCGCGGTTGTCGGCGCATGGCGGACTAAGCACTTTTCCGGAAACGCAGCTAATGCCACAACTTGTCGGTATGCAGCGACTGCGTGCTGGACTTGCAAAGTGCCGCTCGCCGAGGGAGAGTTTCGCAGATACGGTTATAGGTCTTTTATCAAAATTCGGTTATGGACGCAGCACGAAGGCTGCTTATCAAAGGCGTCTACTGGAAATCGGCCAACACATCGACTCTCCCGAATTCCGCGAGTGGCAATTCCCGGCAACAAGAGCCATCGGACCAAGAATCGATTATGCTATTCGTCAGTTTGACGCGATCTCAAGACGGGAAGGGACACTTGGTTGGATCGAGAAGTCTCCTACTCACCTGCGGTATATCGATCTGATCCAGAAACACGTTCCAGATGCTCTTTTTGTCCATGTCATCCGTGATGGCAGGGCGACCGTTGCCTCAATTTGGGAGGCTGTTAAGAAAGACTATCATGCCTGGCGAGCTGCTTTTCCTACGATCGATTCGTGTGTGACGACTTGGAATAACGACTTGAATCGCACGCTCCAGCAAGAAGCACACCCGCACCATCTGGTGCTGAATTATCACGAATTCTGCGAGCAGCCAGACAGCTATCTTGAAACTGTATGGCGTTGGCTCGGCTTGCCCGAAGCAAAAGTACTCGAAGCCCCAGTAAATAGCACTGGGCAAAGTGGAGCAACTCAAACGGTCTTGCCTTATGAGAAATGGAAAGCTTCGACAGAACAGAGCATCAAGGACTATGGGTTGGAGAAGTACATGAAACTTTTCTCTGAGGAAGAACAGGTGACGATCGCCAAGCAACTTACAAACAATGGTGATGTGAGTTCGTTAGGTAAGCTAGAATAAGAATAGTCAACACTGCTCGCGACTAGCTATTGCCGGCTGCCGTCTTTTTCAACGGTTAGAAGTACGGAAGCACCTATCCTAATAGCACTACTAGAAAGCAAGCAGAGTCTCGAAGAACTCCAGAATCGCAAATCAAAACAAGAGATCTCTATGTCTACCTCCTGCCGTCTCTGCAAGAGTTCTACGGAACTGCAATTCAAAAAGACTATCCTGGGAAAGTATGAAATTGGGTTCTTCCGGTGCAATGAGTGCAGGTCGCTTCAAACGGAAACTCCTTACTGGCTTGACGAGTCCTACGGTGACAATCGCAGACACCTTGACGTCAATGCAGCATCCCGAGCGGTAGCCTGGCAACGTCTGCTGTTCATGATCTATCGTGCATTCCAATTAGACTCCACTGCCAAATTACTCGACTGGGGTGCCGGAGACGGATTGCTTGTACGACTTCTCAGAGACGTCGGAATCGACGCCTACTATCGCGATCCGCTGGCTACAAACAATTACGCCAACGGCTTTGAGGCAGACGGTGTTGAGGGCACGTTCGATGTGGTCACTGCTTTCGAGGTTTGGGAACACCTACCCAACCCAGCAGGAGAAATTGCGAATTCACTGTCTGAACAACCGAAACTCTACATCGCTTCTACAGAGATTTTCTCGGGACAGGATGATTCCTGGCAATATCTTAACCTGATGACAGGGAGGCACGTATTCTTCTACTCCGAAGAAGCTGTTCGATTTATTGCCGAATCTCACGGTTACGCTTACAAGATCGCTGCTGGCAAACGCATCATGCTCTATAAACCAGAATTCACTGACCGTCAGGTTTCACGAGCTACGCGATTGCTCTCGAAAGGAAATTCACGCCTTCAGCAGGCATATTTCTCAATACTCAAGAAGCGCTCGCTTGCTCTAGCTGACAGAAGAAAAATGAACACGCTCGTGCAACAAGCCATTGAGCAAGCCAACGCTAGTCGCGAGGGAGCGCACTGATCCTGGAGCCTGGATTGTCCTGTGGACGCCATACTTTGCAGCCGTGGGTTCTTCCGTCCGACGGTGCGAAATCGGTCAGGTGTTTGGGATTGGAGACGAGCGGTAAAGGGCTGCCGTCTTTTGCCCAATAGCTTCCCATCCTAGCGAATCTCTTGCGTAGCGATAGTTGCTCTCGCCAATCGCAGCTAAGTCCTCAGAATGGTCAATCGCATACTGCAACTTCTGTCCTAAATCATCTGGCAGGTCGCTTTGGTAGACTAACTCTGGTTGTGTCTGAAGGGTTTCAGGCAGGCAGCCTAGCGACGGCACGATGCAAGGTAAACCATTAGAAATAGCTAAAATCACACTGCCCGACGTCAAAACCTCTGTGAACGGAGCAACGAATACATCGGCTGCACAGAGGTAC includes:
- a CDS encoding sulfotransferase produces the protein MKPVRVFVVGCPRSGTTLVQSRLSAHGGLSTFPETQLMPQLVGMQRLRAGLAKCRSPRESFADTVIGLLSKFGYGRSTKAAYQRRLLEIGQHIDSPEFREWQFPATRAIGPRIDYAIRQFDAISRREGTLGWIEKSPTHLRYIDLIQKHVPDALFVHVIRDGRATVASIWEAVKKDYHAWRAAFPTIDSCVTTWNNDLNRTLQQEAHPHHLVLNYHEFCEQPDSYLETVWRWLGLPEAKVLEAPVNSTGQSGATQTVLPYEKWKASTEQSIKDYGLEKYMKLFSEEEQVTIAKQLTNNGDVSSLGKLE
- a CDS encoding class I SAM-dependent methyltransferase; the encoded protein is MSTSCRLCKSSTELQFKKTILGKYEIGFFRCNECRSLQTETPYWLDESYGDNRRHLDVNAASRAVAWQRLLFMIYRAFQLDSTAKLLDWGAGDGLLVRLLRDVGIDAYYRDPLATNNYANGFEADGVEGTFDVVTAFEVWEHLPNPAGEIANSLSEQPKLYIASTEIFSGQDDSWQYLNLMTGRHVFFYSEEAVRFIAESHGYAYKIAAGKRIMLYKPEFTDRQVSRATRLLSKGNSRLQQAYFSILKKRSLALADRRKMNTLVQQAIEQANASREGAH